Proteins from a genomic interval of Physeter macrocephalus isolate SW-GA chromosome 21, ASM283717v5, whole genome shotgun sequence:
- the LOC102995519 gene encoding spindlin-2-like yields MKTPHKKAAAGQQTREIVDDHNRPASMRKKKTSQKKQRGRPSSQPRRNIVGCRISHGWKEGNESITQWKGTVLDQVPINPSLYLVKYDGIDCVYGLELHRDERVLSLKILSDRVASSQVSDANLANTIIGKAVEHMFEGEHGSKDEWRGMVLAQAPIMKAWFYITYEKDPVLYMYQLLDDYKEGDLRIMPESSESPPAEREPGGVVDGLIGKHVEYTKEDGPKRTGKVIHQVKAKPSVYFIKFDDDIHIYVYDLVKKS; encoded by the exons ATGAAGACCCCTCACAAAAAGGCAGCTGCAGGGCAGCAAACCAGGGAAATTGTTGATGACCATAACAGGCCTGCAAGtatgaggaagaaaaagactTCTCAAAAGAAGCAGAGAGGCAGACCTTCCTCCCAGCCCCGCAGGAACATCGTGGGCTGCAGAATTTCACACGGATGGAAGGAAGGCAATGAGAGCATCACCCAGTGGAAAGGAACCGTTCTGGATCAGGTGCCTATAAATCCTTCTCTTTATCTGGTGAAATATGATGGAATTGACTGTGTCTATGGACTGGAACTTCACAGAGATGAAAGAGTTTTGTCTCTTAAAATTCTTTCCGACAGGGTGGCATCATCTCAAGTCAGTGATGCAAACCTTGCAAATACCATAATTGGTAAAGCTGTGGAACATATGTTTGAGGGTGAGCATGGTTCTAAGGATGAATGGAGAGGAATGGTCTTGGCCCAAGCACCTATCATGAAAGCCTGGTTTTATATTACCTATGAGAAAGATCCTGTCTTGTACATGTACCAGCTTCTAGATGATTATAAAGAAGGAGACCTCCGTATCATGCCAGAGTCCAGTGAGTCTCCTCCAGCAGAGAGGGAGCCAGGAGGAGTTGTAGATGGCCTGATAG GTAAACATGTAGAATATACCAAAGAAGATGGCCCCAAAAGGACAGGCAAAGTCATTCACCAAGTTAAAGCCAAGCCTTCTGTTTATTTCATCAAGTTTGATGATGATATCCATATCTATGTGTATGATTTGGTGAAAAAGTCTTAA